One region of Aurantimonas sp. HBX-1 genomic DNA includes:
- a CDS encoding FadR/GntR family transcriptional regulator, translated as MPDEMSTSAKPDGIEGTSQRRRLEHDIRPAQQRRLGDEVFEALARLITTGELALGSKLPAEGELCRLFAVSRPVVRAALARLRDDGLVESRKGSGSYVLGLGAEEPDADPRARLGATLRALEFRRSIEPDAAYYASLRRSPGELRAIETALANFEETIRTGDLRRRVDYEFHLSIAEASQNIYYVTGLSAIEYDIDLGQKLARDLSQLGQSERRRSIFVEHKAIFEAIERQDPPGAKRAMEIHLEHSQLRVISRGEEIVRRADAGARALSLGLPARTDDT; from the coding sequence ATGCCGGATGAGATGAGCACGAGCGCTAAGCCTGATGGGATCGAGGGGACGTCGCAGCGACGGCGGCTGGAGCACGACATCCGGCCGGCACAGCAGCGGCGCCTCGGGGACGAGGTTTTCGAGGCCCTCGCTCGGCTAATCACGACTGGTGAACTCGCACTCGGCAGCAAGCTGCCCGCTGAGGGCGAACTTTGTCGGCTCTTTGCGGTCTCGCGCCCCGTCGTTCGGGCCGCGCTCGCGCGACTTCGCGACGACGGACTGGTCGAATCGCGCAAGGGCTCGGGCTCCTACGTCCTCGGCCTCGGCGCTGAGGAGCCGGACGCCGACCCGAGAGCCAGGCTGGGGGCGACGCTTCGGGCTCTCGAGTTCCGCCGCAGCATCGAGCCCGACGCGGCCTATTATGCGAGCCTCAGGCGCTCGCCGGGTGAATTGCGGGCCATCGAAACGGCGCTCGCCAATTTCGAGGAGACCATACGTACCGGGGATCTGCGAAGACGGGTGGATTACGAATTTCACCTTTCGATCGCCGAGGCCTCGCAAAATATCTATTACGTTACCGGGCTATCGGCGATCGAGTACGATATTGATCTCGGGCAGAAGCTTGCCCGGGACCTCTCGCAGCTTGGCCAAAGCGAGCGGCGCCGTTCGATCTTCGTGGAGCACAAGGCGATTTTCGAGGCGATCGAACGGCAGGATCCGCCGGGTGCCAAGCGCGCCATGGAAATCCATCTTGAGCATTCGCAGTTACGCGTCATCTCCCGCGGCGAGGAGATCGTGCGCCGTGCCGATGCTGGGGCGAGGGCGCTCAGCCTTGGGCTGCCAGCAAGGACGGACGACACCTAG